From the genome of Triticum aestivum cultivar Chinese Spring chromosome 3B, IWGSC CS RefSeq v2.1, whole genome shotgun sequence, one region includes:
- the LOC100415872 gene encoding metacaspase-4, producing the protein MGRKLALLVGINYPGTKAELKGCHNDVDRMHKCLVDRFGFDEENITVLLDRGSSGPQPTGANIRHALAKLVGDARRGDFLFFHYSGHGTRLPAETGQDDDTGYDECIVPSDMNLITDQDFRDLVQKVPDGCIFTIVSDSCHSGGLLDKAKEQIGNSTRQNQTQSREPEEERSHSGSGFRSFLKETVRDAFESHSRHGGEDQDEQPTGDGLTKNRSLPLSTLIEMLKEQTGKDDIEEGSIRLTLFNVFGDDASPKIKKFMKVMLDKFHEGGSGEQGGVMGMVGSLAHQFLKAKLEGNEEETFKPAIEQDMGSAEEAYAGTKSWAPNNGILISGCQTSQTSADATIPGGTSFGAMSNAIQAILASDDGKITNKDLVMKARAALSKQGYTQQPGLYCSDEHVHVAFIC; encoded by the exons ATGGGCCGCAAGCTCGCGCTCCTGGTGGGCATCAACTACCCCGGCACCAAGGCCGAGCTCAAGGGATGCCACAACGACGTTGACCGCATGCACAAGTGCCTCGTCGACCGGTTCGGCTTCGACGAGGAGAACATCACCGTCCTCCTCGACCGCGGCTCCTCCGGGCCGCAGCCCACCGGCGCCAACATCCGCCACGCGTTGGCCAAGCTCGTCGGGGACGCGCGCCGTGGggacttcctcttcttccactacaGCGGCCACGGCACGCGGCTGCCGGCCGAGACCGGGCAGGACGACGACACCGGGTACGACGAGTGCATCGTGCCCAGCGACATGAATCTCATAACAG ATCAAGATTTCAGAGATCTGGTGCAGAAGGTCCCGGATGGTTGCATATTTACCATCGTCTCCGACTCATGCCACAGTGGTGGCCTACTGGACAAGGCAAAGGAACAGATAGGCAATAGCACCAGGCAGAATCAGACCCAGTCTCGTGAACCCGAAGAAGAGCGATCTCATTCTGGCAGCGGGTTCCGGTCCTTCCTCAAAGAGACCGTTCGTGACGCGTTTGAGTCTCATAGCCGCCACGGAGGTGAGGACCAGGATGAGCAACCAACTGGGGATGGTCTCACTAAAAATCGCTCGCTGCCACTCTCAACACTTATTGAGATGCTCAAGGAGCAAACTGGGAAGGATGACATTGAGGAGGGCTCAATCCGGCTGACTCTGTTTAACGTCTTCGGGGACGATGCCAGCCCAAAGATCAAGAAGTTCATGAAAGTCATGCTTGATAAGTTCCATGAAGGTGGATCAGGTGAGCAGGGCGGTGTCATGGGCATGGTTGGTTCGCTAGCTCACCAGTTCCTGAAGGCTAAGCTTGAAGGCAACGAGGAAGAGACTTTCAAGCCAGCGATAGAACAAGATATGGGCAGTGCTGAAGAGGCGTATGCCGGGACTAAGTCATGGGCGCCTAACAACGGCATCCTCATCAGTGGGTGCCAAACCAGCCAGACATCAGCAGATGCAACCATACCGGGGGGTACGTCCTTTGGCGCGATGAGCAATGCAATCCAGGCCATTCTTGCGAGCGATGATGGGAAGATAACAAACAAGGATCTCGTTATGAAAGCACGCGCGGCACTGTCCAAGCAAGGATACACTCAGCAGCCTGGCCTCTACTGCAGTGATGAGCATGTTCATGTGGCTTTCATCTGCTGA